The Sphingomonas sp. NBWT7 nucleotide sequence ATGCGCCGCCGGTGCTGACCATGCGCGGCGTTTTGCCTGCGGCCGACGCGCGGATCGTGGCGATCGTCGGCGCGCGCAACGCTTCTGCGGCAGCGTGTCGCTTCGCGCGCGGTCTGGCGCACGATCTGGCCGCGGAGGGCGCGATCGTCGTGTCGGGCCTCGCGCGCGGGATCGATACCGCGGCGCATATGGGGGCGGGCGCCGCGACGATCGCCGTTATCGCCGGCGGGATCGACGTCGCCTATCCGCCCGAGAACGCCGCGCTGCAGGAGCGGATCGCGACCGACGCGCTGCTTATCGCCGAGATGCCGCCGGGGATCGAGCCGCGCGCCCGGCACTTTCCCTATCGCAACCGGATCATCGCAGGACTGGCGCACGGGACGGTGGTGGTCGAGGCCGCACCCAAATCGGGCTCGCTGATCACCGCGCGGCTCGCCAACGAGGCCGGTCGCGAGGTGATGGCGGTGCCCGGCAGCCCGCTCGATCCGCGTGCGCAGGGGTGCAATCTGCTGATCCGCGAGGGCGCCACGCTGGTGCAGAACGCCGCCGACGTACTGGAGCAGATCCGCCCGCTCGACTCGCGCCTCGTCCGCTCCCCGACGTGGGGGTTCGAGCCGCAGCCTCCGGCGGACGCCGACGATCAGGCGCGGCGCGGCATCGCCGATCTGCTGGGGCCGGTGCCGGTCGCGGTGGACGAACTGATCCGCCAGTCTGGCATTGCGCCCGCGGTCGTCCAAATGGTGCTGCTCGAGCTGGAACTCGCCGGCCGGCTGGAACGCCACGCCGGCGGCCGCGTGAGTATCGTCACGTGACGGCGCCGCGCTGGGTTCCGCTGTGGTTTCGCGGCGCGGCGATCTACGGGCTGCTCGCGCTGCTGCCGCAATATCTACTGCCGCAGCCCGCGGGAGCTGAGCTCGTCGCTTATGGCTTCATCGGCACCGCGAGCGCGTTTCAGATCGTCTTCTGGATCATCGGCGGCGACCCAATCCGCTACCGCGCGCTGATGCTGACGGGCGTGGCGGAGAAGCTGGCGTTCGGCGTGCCGGCGCTTCTGCTCCACGCAGCGGGCAAGGCACCGCTCGCAGTCGTCCTGTTCGGCGGGCTCGACCTTTTGCTCGGGCTCGGCTTTTTGCTCGCGTGGCGGGCGACACCCAGACGCTGATCGGCAGATGCAGCGCGGGCTGCTTGACGATCCGCCGCCGCCGCCGTCACCCTCGCGCGTACGTGTGAAGATCGTTAGCAAGGCGCCAATGCAACTCGTCATCGTCGAATCGCCCGCCAAGGCGAAGACCATCGAAAAATACCTCGGCTCCGATTATCGCGTCCTCGCGAGCTACGGCCATGTCCGCGATCTGCCGCCCAAGGACGGCTCGGTCGATCCCGATGCCGGCTTCGCGATGGAGTGGGAGAATTACGCCGACAAGGCAAAGCAGCTCAAGGCGATCGCCGATCTGGCGAAGGGCGCCGACCGGCTGATCCTCGCGACCGACCCCGATCGCGAGGGCGAGGCGATCAGCTGGCACGTCCAGGAAGTGCTGGCGAAGCGCAAGGCATTGCCCAAGGACGTTCAGCGCGTCACCTTCAACGCGATCACCAAGGCGGCGGTGACGACCGCAATGGCGAACCCGCGCGAGCTCGATACCGATCTGATCGACGCGTACCGCGCCCGCCGCGCGCTCGACTATCTCGTCGGCTTTACGCTCTCGCCGGTGCTGTGGCGCAAGCTGCCCGGCGCCAAGTCCGCCGGCCGCGTCCAATCGGTCGCGCTGCGCCTGATCGTCGATCGCGAGCGTGAGATCGAGGCGTTTCGCGCGCAGGAATATTGGTCTGTCACTGCCGCCATGGAGCAGGACGGCACGCCCTTCACCGCGCGCCTCGTGCAATGGGACGGCAAGAAGCTCGACCGCCTGTCGATCGGCAACGAGGGCGACGCGCTGAAGGCCAAGGCCGCGGTCGAGGCCGGCCGCTTCACCGTCGAGCGGGTTGAGACCAAGCCCGCGACGCGCAACCCGCCGCCGCCCTTCACCACCTCGACGTTGCAGCAGGAAGCGGCGCGCAAGCTCGGCTTCTCCGCCGATCACACGATGCGGATCGCGCAGCAGCTCTACGAGGACGGGGCGATCACTTACATGCGTACCGACGGCGTGCAGATGGACGGCAGCGCCATCGACGCCGCGCGCGGCGCGATCGCCAATCGCTATGACGCGAGCTACGTGCCCGACAAGCCGCGGCAGTACCAGACCAAGGCGAAGAACGCGCAGGAAGCGCACGAGGCGATCCGCCCGACCGATTTCAGCCGCGATCGCGTCGGCTCGGGCGACCATGCCCGCCTTTACGATCTCGTCTGGAAGCGCGCACTCGCCAGCCAGATGGCTTCGGCCCGCATGGAGCGCACCACCGTCGACATGGCTGACGGCACTGGCCGCAACATGCTGCGCGCGACCGGCCAGGTCGTGCTCTTCCCCGGCTATCTCGCGCTCTACGAAGAGGGGCAGGACGATAGCGCCGATGAAGACGCGAAGCGCCTGCCGCGGATGCGCGACGGCAATTCCCCGGCCAAGAAATCGGTCGACGCCGAACAGCATTTCACCCAGCCGCCGCCGCGCTTCTCCGAAGCCTCGCTGGTCAAGCGGATGGAGG carries:
- the dprA gene encoding DNA-processing protein DprA; the encoded protein is MADADPLLHDAADRLRLIRTPGVGPVTYRQLIRRFGTAAAALSSLPDLARRGGGRSGAPPDPRTVAQEVDRVAALGARHLFIDSPDYPRLLAELDDAPPVLTMRGVLPAADARIVAIVGARNASAAACRFARGLAHDLAAEGAIVVSGLARGIDTAAHMGAGAATIAVIAGGIDVAYPPENAALQERIATDALLIAEMPPGIEPRARHFPYRNRIIAGLAHGTVVVEAAPKSGSLITARLANEAGREVMAVPGSPLDPRAQGCNLLIREGATLVQNAADVLEQIRPLDSRLVRSPTWGFEPQPPADADDQARRGIADLLGPVPVAVDELIRQSGIAPAVVQMVLLELELAGRLERHAGGRVSIVT
- the topA gene encoding type I DNA topoisomerase; this translates as MQLVIVESPAKAKTIEKYLGSDYRVLASYGHVRDLPPKDGSVDPDAGFAMEWENYADKAKQLKAIADLAKGADRLILATDPDREGEAISWHVQEVLAKRKALPKDVQRVTFNAITKAAVTTAMANPRELDTDLIDAYRARRALDYLVGFTLSPVLWRKLPGAKSAGRVQSVALRLIVDREREIEAFRAQEYWSVTAAMEQDGTPFTARLVQWDGKKLDRLSIGNEGDALKAKAAVEAGRFTVERVETKPATRNPPPPFTTSTLQQEAARKLGFSADHTMRIAQQLYEDGAITYMRTDGVQMDGSAIDAARGAIANRYDASYVPDKPRQYQTKAKNAQEAHEAIRPTDFSRDRVGSGDHARLYDLVWKRALASQMASARMERTTVDMADGTGRNMLRATGQVVLFPGYLALYEEGQDDSADEDAKRLPRMRDGNSPAKKSVDAEQHFTQPPPRFSEASLVKRMEELGIGRPSTYASIIKTLKDRAYVRVEKNRFFAEESGRLVTAFLERFFERYVGYDYTAELEEELDDVSGGRAEWQAVLESFWRDFKPRTAEVMEFKPSEVTEQLDAFLEDYLFPQKADGGDARLCPNCGDGRLALRGGRFGAFIACSNYPECKYTRRFAQAGAEGGDSGEPEQLGHDPVTGLPVERKSGRFGPYIQLGEGKEAKRASVPKDIGELDLEMALKLLSLPRTIGQHPETGKDIVASIGRYGPYLQHDGKYARLGATMDVFETGMNAAVVKLAEAAAGRGRPQRGSREPLKVLGKHPRTEAEIKLMEGRYGPYVTDGETNATLPKTIAPDALTLEEAAQLIDARAAMPSKGKPKKKAPAKKPAAKKEAAASKDAPAKKAASKKAAPKKAAAKKSAAA